The sequence below is a genomic window from Lelliottia sp. JS-SCA-14.
GTCTTCCTGGGCATCTTCCAGGGCACTTCGTTCGTGGTGATCATCGCCTTCTTCGTGATGATTCCCTGCGCCTGGCTGACTTTGCTCGGCTGGCCAAAAGTGCAGATGGGCATCGAGTCGTTGCAGGCGTTTTTACGCTCCGCCGGGGCGCTGGGCGTGTGGGTTTACACCTTCCTCGAACGCATTCTGATCCCAACCGGCCTGCATCACTTCGTCTACGGTCCGTTTATTTTCGGCCCGGCGGCGGTCGAGGGCGGTATCCAGGTTTACTGGGCGCAGCATCTGCAGGAGTTCAGCCAGAGCACGCTGCCGCTGAAAACCCTGTTCCCGGAAGGCGGTTTTGCCCTGCACGGTAACTCGAAAGTGTTCGGCTCCGTCGGGATTGCGCTGGCGCTGTGGTACACCGCGTCGCCGGAAAACCGCGTCAAAGTGGCGGGCCTGCTGATCCCGGCCACCCTCACCGCGATGCTGGTGGGGATCACTGAGCCGCTGGAGTTCACCTTCCTGTTTATCTCCCCGCTGCTGTTTGCCGTTCACGCGGTGCTGGCGGCAACCATGGCGACCGTGATGTACATGTTCGGCGTGGTCGGCAACATGGGCGGCGGTCTGCTCGACCAGTTCCTGCCGCAAAACTGGATCCCCATGTTCCACAACCATGCCTCGATGATGTTCACCCAGATTGGCATCGGCGTGTGCTTCACCGGGCTCTACTTCCTGGTCTTTAAGACCCTCATCGAACGCTTCAACCTGAAAACACCGGGCCGCGAAGAGAGCGAAATCAAACTCTACAGCAAAGCGGATTACCAGGCTGCGCGCGGGCAAACCACCGTCGCCGCCAATACCAGCTCGGGCCAGGCGGCAGGCTATCTGCAGGCGCTCGGCGGGGCAGGCAATATCGAAAGCATCAACAACTGCGCCACCCGACTGCGTATCGCCCTGATAGACATGAGCAAAACGCAAAGTGACGACGTTTTCAAAGCCCTTGGCGCCCACGGTGTGGTGCGTCGCGGCAACGGGATTCAGGTGATTGTCGGGCTGCACGTGCCACAGGTGCGCGACCAGCTTGAATCCCTGATGAACACTCCTTCTTCGACCCCATCATCTACCCTGACAGAGGCTGTATCATGAAAAAATTCTCAGTTGTTATCGCAGGCGGCGGCAGTACTTTCACTCCGGGTATCGTCCTGATGTTACTGGCGAATCGCGATCGCTTCCCGCTGCGCGCCCTCAAGTTCTATGACAACGACGGCGCACGTCAGGAGACCATCGCCGAGGCGTGCAAAATCATCCTCCAGGAGCAAGCTCCGGACATCGAATTCAGCTACACCACCGATCCTAAAGCGGCCTTTACCGACGTGGACTTTGTGATGGCGCATATTCGCGTCGGCAAATACCCGATGCGCGAAAAAGATGAAAAAATCCCGCTGCGTCACGGCGTGCTGGGCCAGG
It includes:
- a CDS encoding alpha-glucoside-specific PTS transporter subunit IIBC yields the protein MLSQIQRFGGAMFTPVLLFPFAGMVVGIAIMLRNPLFVGEALTAPDHLFAQIVHIIEEGGWAVFRNMPLIFAVGLPIGLAKQAQGRACLAVLISFLTWNYFINAMGMTWGQFFGVNFMAEPTAGSGLAMIAGIKTLDTSIIGAIVISGLVTAIHNRYFDKQLPVFLGIFQGTSFVVIIAFFVMIPCAWLTLLGWPKVQMGIESLQAFLRSAGALGVWVYTFLERILIPTGLHHFVYGPFIFGPAAVEGGIQVYWAQHLQEFSQSTLPLKTLFPEGGFALHGNSKVFGSVGIALALWYTASPENRVKVAGLLIPATLTAMLVGITEPLEFTFLFISPLLFAVHAVLAATMATVMYMFGVVGNMGGGLLDQFLPQNWIPMFHNHASMMFTQIGIGVCFTGLYFLVFKTLIERFNLKTPGREESEIKLYSKADYQAARGQTTVAANTSSGQAAGYLQALGGAGNIESINNCATRLRIALIDMSKTQSDDVFKALGAHGVVRRGNGIQVIVGLHVPQVRDQLESLMNTPSSTPSSTLTEAVS